From the Sebastes fasciatus isolate fSebFas1 chromosome 3, fSebFas1.pri, whole genome shotgun sequence genome, one window contains:
- the mxd4 gene encoding max dimerization protein 4 isoform X1, with protein MELNSLLILLEAAEYLERRDREAEHGYASVLPYMSDFSSKKTKASPISRKSQNNRSSHNELEKHRRAKLRLYLEQLKKLVPLGPDSTRHTTLSLLKRAKMHIKKLEEQDKKALNTKEQLQREHRYLKRRLEQLSVSGSVERIRTDSMGSTISTDSEQEVDIEGMEFTPGEADSVDSISDVEEEELEELEELEELEELEEEELEEEEEEEDHYSLQSSSSDTSYTATHSHRLQPHHC; from the exons ATGGAACTTAACTCTCTTTTAATTCTGCTGGAGGCTGCAGAGTACTTggagagaagagacagag AGGCAGAGCACGGTTATGCATCTGTGTTACCATACATGAGCGACTTTTCCAGTAAGAAAACGAAAGCCTCGCCAATTTCCAGAAAATCTCAGAACAATAG ATCGTCGCACAACGAGCTGGAGAAACACAG acGTGCCAAACTACGGCTGTACTTGGAGCAGTTGAAGAAGCTGGTGCCTTTGGGTCCAGACAGCACGAGACACACCACACTGAGCCTGCTGAAAAGGGCCAAGATGCACATCAAg AAGCTGGAGGAACAGGACAAGAAGGCGTTAAACACGAAGGAGCAGCTGCAGCGAGAGCACCGCTACCTCAAACGCCGCCTGGAGCAGCTTTCTGTGTCCGGATCCGTCGAGCGCATCCGCACCGACAGCATGGGCTCCACCATCTCCACCGACTCCGAGCAAG AGGTGGACATCGAGGGCATGGAGTTCACCCCTGGCGAGGCGGACAGTGTGGACAGCATCAGCGAcgttgaggaggaggagttggaggagttggaggagttggaggagttggaggagttggaggaggaggagttggaggaggaggaggaggaggaggaccacTACAGCCTCCAGAGCAGCTCCAGCGACACCAGCTACACAGCCACACATTCCCACAGACTGCAGCCGCACCACTGTTAG
- the mxd4 gene encoding max dimerization protein 4 isoform X2 — translation MELNSLLILLEAAEYLERRDREAEHGYASVLPYMSDFSSKKTKASPISRKSQNNRRAKLRLYLEQLKKLVPLGPDSTRHTTLSLLKRAKMHIKKLEEQDKKALNTKEQLQREHRYLKRRLEQLSVSGSVERIRTDSMGSTISTDSEQEVDIEGMEFTPGEADSVDSISDVEEEELEELEELEELEELEEEELEEEEEEEDHYSLQSSSSDTSYTATHSHRLQPHHC, via the exons ATGGAACTTAACTCTCTTTTAATTCTGCTGGAGGCTGCAGAGTACTTggagagaagagacagag AGGCAGAGCACGGTTATGCATCTGTGTTACCATACATGAGCGACTTTTCCAGTAAGAAAACGAAAGCCTCGCCAATTTCCAGAAAATCTCAGAACAATAG acGTGCCAAACTACGGCTGTACTTGGAGCAGTTGAAGAAGCTGGTGCCTTTGGGTCCAGACAGCACGAGACACACCACACTGAGCCTGCTGAAAAGGGCCAAGATGCACATCAAg AAGCTGGAGGAACAGGACAAGAAGGCGTTAAACACGAAGGAGCAGCTGCAGCGAGAGCACCGCTACCTCAAACGCCGCCTGGAGCAGCTTTCTGTGTCCGGATCCGTCGAGCGCATCCGCACCGACAGCATGGGCTCCACCATCTCCACCGACTCCGAGCAAG AGGTGGACATCGAGGGCATGGAGTTCACCCCTGGCGAGGCGGACAGTGTGGACAGCATCAGCGAcgttgaggaggaggagttggaggagttggaggagttggaggagttggaggagttggaggaggaggagttggaggaggaggaggaggaggaggaccacTACAGCCTCCAGAGCAGCTCCAGCGACACCAGCTACACAGCCACACATTCCCACAGACTGCAGCCGCACCACTGTTAG